A single genomic interval of Camelina sativa cultivar DH55 chromosome 11, Cs, whole genome shotgun sequence harbors:
- the LOC104723774 gene encoding uncharacterized protein LOC104723774 has product MADPSSYVNHERDIDQALIALKKGSQLLKYSRKGRPKFRSFRLAPDESTLFWLSHGEEKGLKLSTVSRILPGQRTAVFRRYLRPEKDYLSFSLIYHNGDRSLDLICKDKAETEVWFAGLKSLIRQNRNKHARSEIPEIHDSDCFSTGRPSTASSDFTPNNTRRGRTSIDLGIQNSPTKLGSSDVGYERGNMLRPSTDGFRISVSSAPSCSSGTSGPDDIESLGDVYVWGEVWSDEILHDGIVNSTRTVKTDVLIPRPLESNVVLDVHQIACGVRHIALVTRQGEVFTWGEEAGGRLGHGIQVDVSRPKLVEFLALTNIDFVACGEYHTCAVSTAGDFFSWGDGIHNVGLLGHGSDLSHWIPKRVSGPVEGLQVLSVACGTWHSALATANGKLFTFGDGAFGVLGHGDRESVSYPKEVKILGGLKTLKVACGVWHTVAIVEVMSQTGTSMPSKKLFTWGDGDKNRLGHGNKDTYLFPTCVSSLIDYNFHQIACGHTLTVALTTSGHVFTMGGTSHGQLGSSISDGKLPCLVQDRLVGEFVEEISCGDHHVAVLTSRSEVFTWGKGSNGRLGHGDKEDRKTPTLVEALKERHVKSIECGSNFTSSICIHKWVSGADQSVCSGCRQAFGFTRKRHNCYNCGLVHCHACSSKKALKAALAPTPGKPHRVCDACYAKLKSGESSYNSNVSNRNSTTPTRSLDGSVRPDRDIRASRILLCPKTEPVKYSEVRSSRSESSIVRASQVPSLQQLRDVAFPSSLSAIQNAFKPVASTSTTPSSSTRSSRRSSPPRSSGFSRGMIDTLKKSNGVINKEMTKLQTQIKNLKEKCDSQGTEIQRLKRTAREASELAVKHSSKHKAATEVMKSVAEHLRELKEKLPPEVSRCEAFESMNSQAEAYLNASEASESSTPRTSLGIGQQDPTPSANTRNQNIEEQASSSGGSMRSQEPSNIAESSEASSPSKAGGKELIEQYEPGVYVTYVLHKNGGKIFRRVRFSKRRFDEHQAEEWWNSKKDKLLKRYSNQASTSSQAASESVPTPTQPQPPASPTQPNSNQAEDSKAVLES; this is encoded by the exons ATGGCAGATCCCTCTAGCTATGTCAATCACGAGCGTGACATCGACCAA GCACTCATTGCTTTGAAAAAAGGAAGTCAATTACTCAAGTATAGCCGCAAAGGAAGGCCAAAGTTTCGCTCATTCAGGCTTGCGCCG GATGAATCAACATTGTTTTGGCTCTCACACGGAGAAGAAAAAGGTTTGAAGTTATCTACAGTTTCACGAATTCTCCCTGGACAAAGAACT gCTGTTTTTCGGAGATATCTACGCCCAGAAAAGGATTACTTGTCATTTTCTCTCATATATCACAACGGAGATAGATCTCTTGATCTG ATTTGCAAAGACAAAGCTGAAACAGAGGTTTGGTTTGCAGGACTTAAGTCTTTAATAAGACAAAACCGTAATAAGCACGCTAGAAGTGAGATCCCTGAG ATACATGACAGTGATTGTTTCTCCACTGGTCGTCCTTCTACTGCATCATCAGATTTTACCCCAAACAATACTCGACGAGGAAGAACATCCATTGATTTAGGAATCCAGAATTCTCCAACAAAGTTAGGTAGCTCAGATGTGGGATATGAACGTGGAAACATGCTAAGACCAAGTACTGATGGTTTTCGAATTAGTGTCTCAAGCGCACCAAGTTGTTCAAGTGGAACGTCTGGTCCTGATGACATAGAATCCTTAGGAGATGTTTATGTTTGGGGAGAAGTTTGGAGCGACGAGATATTACATGATGGGATTGTAAACTCTACGAGAACCGTAAAAACAGATGTACTGATTCCAAGACCCTTGGAATCAAACGTTGTTCTTGATGTTCATCAGATAGCTTGCGGCGTAAGACACATCGCTCTTGTGACAAGACAAGGTGAAGTATTTACATGGGGAGAAGAAGCTGGAGGAAGGCTTGGACATGGTATTCAAGTTGATGTTAGTCGTCCAAAACTTGTAGAGTTTCTTGCTCTTACCAACATAGATTTTGTTGCTTGTGGAGAATATCACACTTGTGCTGTGTCCACCGCTGGAGACTTTTTTAGTTGGGGAGATGGTATCCACAACGTAGGGCTGTTGGGACATGGTAGTGATCTTAGTCACTGGATACCGAAAAGAGTCTCTGGTCCTGTGGAAGGGCTTCAAGTCTTATCTGTCGCGTGTGGCACATGGCATTCTGCGCTTGCGACTGCTAATGGAAAACTATTCACTTTTGGTGATGGAGCTTTTGGTGTTCTTGGACATGGAGATAGAGAGAGTGTTTCGTACCCTAAAGAAGTGAAAATTTTGGGCGGCCTTAAAACCTTGAAAGTAGCTTGTGGCGTGTGGCATACGGTAGCTATAGTTGAAGTTATGAGTCAGACTGGTACAAGTATGCCATCTAAAAAGTTATTTACTTGGGGTGATGGTGATAAAAACAGGTTAGGACATGGAAACAAAGACACTTATTTGTTTCCCACTTGTGTCTCTTCACTAATTGACTACAACTTCCACCAGATAGCTTGTGGTCATACATTGACAGTTGCACTCACAACTTCAGGACATGTTTTCACTATGGGAGGGACTTCACATGGTCAGCTCGGTAGCTCAATTTCCGATGGTAAATTGCCTTGTTTGGTTCAAGATCGACTGGTTGGTGAATTCGTTGAAGAAATCTCTTGTGGGGATCATCATGTTGCTGTGTTGACATCTAGAAGTGAAGTCTTCACTTGGGGAAAAGGTTCAAATGGAAGACTAGGACATGGAGACAAGGAAGATCGAAAAACGCCGACATTAGTTGAAGCTTTAAAAGAGAGGCATGTGAAGAGTATAGAATGTGGCTCTAACTTTACATCAAGCATTTGCATCCATAAGTGGGTCTCAGGTGCTGATCAGTCAGTTTGCTCTGGTTGTCGTCAAGCATTTGGATTTACGAGAAAAAGACATAATTGTTATAACTGTGGTTTAGTCCATTGTCATGCATGTAGCTCAAAGAAAGCTTTGAAAGCAGCATTAGCTCCAACTCCAGGGAAGCCACATCGAGTATGTGATGCTTGCTACGCAAAACTTAAATCTGGAGAATCTAGTTATAACTCTAATGTTTCTAATAGAAATTCCACAACTCCTACGCGGTCACTAGATGGGTCGGTAAGACCAGACAGAGATATAAGAGCATCAAGGATTTTATTGTGCCCCAAAACAGAACCAGTCAAGTATTCTGAGGTTAGGTCATCAAGATCTGAATCTTCTATTGTCAGAGCCTCACAAGTCCCATCTCTCCAGCAACTTAGAGATGTTGCATTCCCGAGCTCGCTTAGCGCAATTCAAAATGCCTTTAAACCCGTTGCCTCAACTTCGACGACACCTTCCTCAAGTACAAGATCATCAAGAAGATCGAGCCCTCCACGCAGTTCTGGATTTTCCAGGGGGATGATTGATACTTTGAAGAAATCAAACGGTGttataaacaaagaaatgacAAAACTGCAGACCCAG attaaaaatttgaaagagaaatgtGATAGTCAAGGTACAGAGATCCAAAGACTAAAGAGAACAGCAAGAGAAGCTTCTGAATTAGCTGTAAAGCATTCTTCAAAGCATAAGGCAGCAACAGAGGTCATGAAATCTGTGGCTGAACAT TTGAGAGAGTTAAAAGAGAAACTACCTCCTGAAGTATCTAGATGTGAAGCTTTTGAATCCATGAACTCTCAAGCCGAAGCCTATCTAAATGCGAGCGAAGCATCTGAATCATCTACACCTAGAACATCCTTGGGAATTGGTCAACAAGACCCAACCCCTTCTGCAAACACACGAAATCAAAACATAGAAGAACAAGCATCATCCAGTGGAGGTAGCATGAGGTCTCAAGAACCCTCAAACATAGCAGAGTCATCAGAAGCTTCATCGCCGTCTAAAGCAGGAGGCAAAGAACTTATTGAACAATATGAACCTGGTGTTTATGTGACTTATGTATTACACAAAAACGGAGGAAAGATCTTCAGAAGAGTTAGATTCAG TAAAAGGAGATTTGATGAGCATCAAGCAGAAGAATGGTGGAATAGCAAAAAAGATAAGTTGCTTAAGAGGTATAGTAATCAGGCTTCAACATCAAGTCAAGCGGCTTCTGAGTCAGTTCCTACACCAACTCAACCTCAACCACCAGCTTCTCCTACACAACCAAATTCTAATCAAGCAGAGGATTCAAAAGCAGTTCTTGAAAGCTAG
- the LOC104723772 gene encoding putative E3 ubiquitin-protein ligase XBAT34 isoform X2: MGQQQSQCKEELLFQQVGYNDVEAIKSLRREGAGLEWVDKLGRTPLISACMNEDLYDVAKTLLQLGSNVNAYRSGSNSGTPLHHAAKRGLVNTVKLLLSNGANPLVLDDNIQTALEVARAKGHSSVVRAIENHTCLFSGWMREFYGPSFLEFFAPDFFSRRVWVVVVPTGSRNLAKPFKLELAVYDSLKDAQPRMEMPLWKANLDEPKPSSQSDDSVMIVKNSTNLSGKIQRLEGAFVSQARRWARVHRQMRLAAETKGDKKQLKWFCEACKGTPQPMNPPMFLQTFQTTSESAPPQSAMNEMPVLNHPAFISQDYLTPSANSEGIKEDGLCVICVDASSEAACVPCGHVAGCVSCLKEIKNKKMGCPVCRAKIDQFAMESKKSEYSGHEKEIERKFLFRIIRTQV, translated from the exons ATGGGGCAACAACAATCACAGTGCAAGGAAGAGCTTCTGTTTCAGCAAGTGGGTTACAACGACGTCGAAGCTATCAAATCCCTTCGCCGTGAAGGTGCAGGACTCGAG TGGGTGGATAAGTTAGGGAGAACACCATTAATCTCAGCTTGTATGAATGAAGATCTATATGATGTAGCTAAAACTCTGCTTCAGTTGGGTTCTAATGTCAATGCTTATCGATCTG gTAGCAATAGTGGGACTCCTCTGCATCATGCTGCAAAAAGAGGTCTCGTAAACACTGTTAAGTTACTTCTGTCTAACGGTG CAAACCCACTGGTTTTGGATGATAATATTCAGACAGCTCTTGAGGTTGCTAGAGCTAAAGGTCATAGCAGTGTTGTACGTGCCATCGAG AATCACACCTGCTTGTTCTCTGGTTGGATGCGTGAATTTTATGGCCCAAGCTTTCTTGAATTCTTTGCTCCTGACTTTTTTTCAAGAAGAGT ATGGGTGGTTGTCGTACCAACTGGTTCACGAAACCTTGCAAAGCCTTTCAAGTTAGAGTTGGCTGTGTATGATAGTCTAAAG GATGCACAACCAAGGATGGAGATGCCTTTGTGGAAAGCCAATTTGGATGAACCAAAACCATCATCACAGTCTGATGATTCAGTGATGATTGTTAAAAACTCCACAA ATCTAAGTGGCAAAATTCAGAGACTAGAAGGCGCATTCGTTTCTCAGGCGCGGCGTTGGGCTCGAGTCCATAGGC aaatgCGTCTGGCAGCTGAGACCAAAGGCGACAAGAAACAGCTGAAGTGGTTTTGTGAGGCATGTAAAGGAACTCCACAG CCAATGAATCCACCAATGTTTCTGCAAACATTTCAAACAACCTCTGAGTCTGCTCCACCTCAGTCTGCAATGAATGAGATGCCAGTGCTCAATCACCCTGCTTTCATCTCCCAAGACTATTTGACTCCTTCAGCAAACAGTGAGGGTATTAAAGAAGATGGATTGTGTGTGATTTGTGTGGATGCATCATCTGAAGCAGCGTGTGTGCCGTGTGGACATGTTGCTGGATGCGTTTCTTGCTTGAAAGagattaaaaacaagaaaatgggATGTCCCGTTTGCCGTGCCAAAATTGATCAG tttgcaATGGAGTCAAAGAAGTCGGAATATAGTGGACACGaaaa ggaaatagaaagaaaattctTATTTAGAATAATTCGTACACAAGTGTAG
- the LOC104723772 gene encoding putative E3 ubiquitin-protein ligase XBAT34 isoform X1: MGQQQSQCKEELLFQQVGYNDVEAIKSLRREGAGLEWVDKLGRTPLISACMNEDLYDVAKTLLQLGSNVNAYRSGSNSGTPLHHAAKRGLVNTVKLLLSNGANPLVLDDNIQTALEVARAKGHSSVVRAIENHTCLFSGWMREFYGPSFLEFFAPDFFSRRVWVVVVPTGSRNLAKPFKLELAVYDSLKDAQPRMEMPLWKANLDEPKPSSQSDDSVMIVKNSTNLSGKIQRLEGAFVSQARRWARVHRQMRLAAETKGDKKQLKWFCEACKGTPQPMNPPMFLQTFQTTSESAPPQSAMNEMPVLNHPAFISQDYLTPSANSEGIKEDGLCVICVDASSEAACVPCGHVAGCVSCLKEIKNKKMGCPVCRAKIDQFAMESKKSEYSGHEKFSFLCLLLSVLTKFGQIFIFLQLTS; this comes from the exons ATGGGGCAACAACAATCACAGTGCAAGGAAGAGCTTCTGTTTCAGCAAGTGGGTTACAACGACGTCGAAGCTATCAAATCCCTTCGCCGTGAAGGTGCAGGACTCGAG TGGGTGGATAAGTTAGGGAGAACACCATTAATCTCAGCTTGTATGAATGAAGATCTATATGATGTAGCTAAAACTCTGCTTCAGTTGGGTTCTAATGTCAATGCTTATCGATCTG gTAGCAATAGTGGGACTCCTCTGCATCATGCTGCAAAAAGAGGTCTCGTAAACACTGTTAAGTTACTTCTGTCTAACGGTG CAAACCCACTGGTTTTGGATGATAATATTCAGACAGCTCTTGAGGTTGCTAGAGCTAAAGGTCATAGCAGTGTTGTACGTGCCATCGAG AATCACACCTGCTTGTTCTCTGGTTGGATGCGTGAATTTTATGGCCCAAGCTTTCTTGAATTCTTTGCTCCTGACTTTTTTTCAAGAAGAGT ATGGGTGGTTGTCGTACCAACTGGTTCACGAAACCTTGCAAAGCCTTTCAAGTTAGAGTTGGCTGTGTATGATAGTCTAAAG GATGCACAACCAAGGATGGAGATGCCTTTGTGGAAAGCCAATTTGGATGAACCAAAACCATCATCACAGTCTGATGATTCAGTGATGATTGTTAAAAACTCCACAA ATCTAAGTGGCAAAATTCAGAGACTAGAAGGCGCATTCGTTTCTCAGGCGCGGCGTTGGGCTCGAGTCCATAGGC aaatgCGTCTGGCAGCTGAGACCAAAGGCGACAAGAAACAGCTGAAGTGGTTTTGTGAGGCATGTAAAGGAACTCCACAG CCAATGAATCCACCAATGTTTCTGCAAACATTTCAAACAACCTCTGAGTCTGCTCCACCTCAGTCTGCAATGAATGAGATGCCAGTGCTCAATCACCCTGCTTTCATCTCCCAAGACTATTTGACTCCTTCAGCAAACAGTGAGGGTATTAAAGAAGATGGATTGTGTGTGATTTGTGTGGATGCATCATCTGAAGCAGCGTGTGTGCCGTGTGGACATGTTGCTGGATGCGTTTCTTGCTTGAAAGagattaaaaacaagaaaatgggATGTCCCGTTTGCCGTGCCAAAATTGATCAG tttgcaATGGAGTCAAAGAAGTCGGAATATAGTGGACACGaaaagtttagttttttatGTTTGCTTCTATCTGTGTTAACAAAGTTTGgtcagatttttattttcttacaacttACAAGCTAA
- the LOC104723772 gene encoding putative E3 ubiquitin-protein ligase XBAT34 isoform X4, which yields MGQQQSQCKEELLFQQVGYNDVEAIKSLRREGAGLEWVDKLGRTPLISACMNEDLYDVAKTLLQLGSNVNAYRSGSNSGTPLHHAAKRGLVNTVKLLLSNGANPLVLDDNIQTALEVARAKGHSSVVRAIENHTCLFSGWMREFYGPSFLEFFAPDFFSRRVWVVVVPTGSRNLAKPFKLELAVYDSLKDAQPRMEMPLWKANLDEPKPSSQSDDSVMIVKNSTNLSGKIQRLEGAFVSQARRWARVHRQMRLAAETKGDKKQLKWFCEACKGTPQPMNPPMFLQTFQTTSESAPPQSAMNEMPVLNHPAFISQDYLTPSANSEGIKEDGLCVICVDASSEAACVPCGHVAGCVSCLKEIKNKKMGCPVCRAKIDQVIKLYHV from the exons ATGGGGCAACAACAATCACAGTGCAAGGAAGAGCTTCTGTTTCAGCAAGTGGGTTACAACGACGTCGAAGCTATCAAATCCCTTCGCCGTGAAGGTGCAGGACTCGAG TGGGTGGATAAGTTAGGGAGAACACCATTAATCTCAGCTTGTATGAATGAAGATCTATATGATGTAGCTAAAACTCTGCTTCAGTTGGGTTCTAATGTCAATGCTTATCGATCTG gTAGCAATAGTGGGACTCCTCTGCATCATGCTGCAAAAAGAGGTCTCGTAAACACTGTTAAGTTACTTCTGTCTAACGGTG CAAACCCACTGGTTTTGGATGATAATATTCAGACAGCTCTTGAGGTTGCTAGAGCTAAAGGTCATAGCAGTGTTGTACGTGCCATCGAG AATCACACCTGCTTGTTCTCTGGTTGGATGCGTGAATTTTATGGCCCAAGCTTTCTTGAATTCTTTGCTCCTGACTTTTTTTCAAGAAGAGT ATGGGTGGTTGTCGTACCAACTGGTTCACGAAACCTTGCAAAGCCTTTCAAGTTAGAGTTGGCTGTGTATGATAGTCTAAAG GATGCACAACCAAGGATGGAGATGCCTTTGTGGAAAGCCAATTTGGATGAACCAAAACCATCATCACAGTCTGATGATTCAGTGATGATTGTTAAAAACTCCACAA ATCTAAGTGGCAAAATTCAGAGACTAGAAGGCGCATTCGTTTCTCAGGCGCGGCGTTGGGCTCGAGTCCATAGGC aaatgCGTCTGGCAGCTGAGACCAAAGGCGACAAGAAACAGCTGAAGTGGTTTTGTGAGGCATGTAAAGGAACTCCACAG CCAATGAATCCACCAATGTTTCTGCAAACATTTCAAACAACCTCTGAGTCTGCTCCACCTCAGTCTGCAATGAATGAGATGCCAGTGCTCAATCACCCTGCTTTCATCTCCCAAGACTATTTGACTCCTTCAGCAAACAGTGAGGGTATTAAAGAAGATGGATTGTGTGTGATTTGTGTGGATGCATCATCTGAAGCAGCGTGTGTGCCGTGTGGACATGTTGCTGGATGCGTTTCTTGCTTGAAAGagattaaaaacaagaaaatgggATGTCCCGTTTGCCGTGCCAAAATTGATCAGGTCATTAAGCTGTACCATGTTTGA
- the LOC104723772 gene encoding putative E3 ubiquitin-protein ligase XBAT34 isoform X5 gives MGQQQSQCKEELLFQQVGYNDVEAIKSLRREGAGLEWVDKLGRTPLISACMNEDLYDVAKTLLQLGSNVNAYRSGSNSGTPLHHAAKRGLVNTVKLLLSNGANPLVLDDNIQTALEVARAKGHSSVVRAIENHTCLFSGWMREFYGPSFLEFFAPDFFSRRVWVVVVPTGSRNLAKPFKLELAVYDSLKDAQPRMEMPLWKANLDEPKPSSQSDDSVMIVKNSTNLSGKIQRLEGAFVSQARRWARVHRQMRLAAETKGDKKQLKWFCEACKGTPQPMNPPMFLQTFQTTSESAPPQSAMNEMPVLNHPAFISQDYLTPSANSEGIKEDGLCVICVDASSEAACVPCGHVAGCVSCLKEIKNKKMGCPVCRAKIDQVAFQVRH, from the exons ATGGGGCAACAACAATCACAGTGCAAGGAAGAGCTTCTGTTTCAGCAAGTGGGTTACAACGACGTCGAAGCTATCAAATCCCTTCGCCGTGAAGGTGCAGGACTCGAG TGGGTGGATAAGTTAGGGAGAACACCATTAATCTCAGCTTGTATGAATGAAGATCTATATGATGTAGCTAAAACTCTGCTTCAGTTGGGTTCTAATGTCAATGCTTATCGATCTG gTAGCAATAGTGGGACTCCTCTGCATCATGCTGCAAAAAGAGGTCTCGTAAACACTGTTAAGTTACTTCTGTCTAACGGTG CAAACCCACTGGTTTTGGATGATAATATTCAGACAGCTCTTGAGGTTGCTAGAGCTAAAGGTCATAGCAGTGTTGTACGTGCCATCGAG AATCACACCTGCTTGTTCTCTGGTTGGATGCGTGAATTTTATGGCCCAAGCTTTCTTGAATTCTTTGCTCCTGACTTTTTTTCAAGAAGAGT ATGGGTGGTTGTCGTACCAACTGGTTCACGAAACCTTGCAAAGCCTTTCAAGTTAGAGTTGGCTGTGTATGATAGTCTAAAG GATGCACAACCAAGGATGGAGATGCCTTTGTGGAAAGCCAATTTGGATGAACCAAAACCATCATCACAGTCTGATGATTCAGTGATGATTGTTAAAAACTCCACAA ATCTAAGTGGCAAAATTCAGAGACTAGAAGGCGCATTCGTTTCTCAGGCGCGGCGTTGGGCTCGAGTCCATAGGC aaatgCGTCTGGCAGCTGAGACCAAAGGCGACAAGAAACAGCTGAAGTGGTTTTGTGAGGCATGTAAAGGAACTCCACAG CCAATGAATCCACCAATGTTTCTGCAAACATTTCAAACAACCTCTGAGTCTGCTCCACCTCAGTCTGCAATGAATGAGATGCCAGTGCTCAATCACCCTGCTTTCATCTCCCAAGACTATTTGACTCCTTCAGCAAACAGTGAGGGTATTAAAGAAGATGGATTGTGTGTGATTTGTGTGGATGCATCATCTGAAGCAGCGTGTGTGCCGTGTGGACATGTTGCTGGATGCGTTTCTTGCTTGAAAGagattaaaaacaagaaaatgggATGTCCCGTTTGCCGTGCCAAAATTGATCAG gTTGCATTTCAAGTGAGACATTAA
- the LOC104723772 gene encoding putative E3 ubiquitin-protein ligase XBAT34 isoform X3 — MGQQQSQCKEELLFQQVGYNDVEAIKSLRREGAGLEWVDKLGRTPLISACMNEDLYDVAKTLLQLGSNVNAYRSGSNSGTPLHHAAKRGLVNTVKLLLSNGANPLVLDDNIQTALEVARAKGHSSVVRAIENHTCLFSGWMREFYGPSFLEFFAPDFFSRRVWVVVVPTGSRNLAKPFKLELAVYDSLKDAQPRMEMPLWKANLDEPKPSSQSDDSVMIVKNSTNLSGKIQRLEGAFVSQARRWARVHRQMRLAAETKGDKKQLKWFCEACKGTPQPMNPPMFLQTFQTTSESAPPQSAMNEMPVLNHPAFISQDYLTPSANSEGIKEDGLCVICVDASSEAACVPCGHVAGCVSCLKEIKNKKMGCPVCRAKIDQGNRKKILI, encoded by the exons ATGGGGCAACAACAATCACAGTGCAAGGAAGAGCTTCTGTTTCAGCAAGTGGGTTACAACGACGTCGAAGCTATCAAATCCCTTCGCCGTGAAGGTGCAGGACTCGAG TGGGTGGATAAGTTAGGGAGAACACCATTAATCTCAGCTTGTATGAATGAAGATCTATATGATGTAGCTAAAACTCTGCTTCAGTTGGGTTCTAATGTCAATGCTTATCGATCTG gTAGCAATAGTGGGACTCCTCTGCATCATGCTGCAAAAAGAGGTCTCGTAAACACTGTTAAGTTACTTCTGTCTAACGGTG CAAACCCACTGGTTTTGGATGATAATATTCAGACAGCTCTTGAGGTTGCTAGAGCTAAAGGTCATAGCAGTGTTGTACGTGCCATCGAG AATCACACCTGCTTGTTCTCTGGTTGGATGCGTGAATTTTATGGCCCAAGCTTTCTTGAATTCTTTGCTCCTGACTTTTTTTCAAGAAGAGT ATGGGTGGTTGTCGTACCAACTGGTTCACGAAACCTTGCAAAGCCTTTCAAGTTAGAGTTGGCTGTGTATGATAGTCTAAAG GATGCACAACCAAGGATGGAGATGCCTTTGTGGAAAGCCAATTTGGATGAACCAAAACCATCATCACAGTCTGATGATTCAGTGATGATTGTTAAAAACTCCACAA ATCTAAGTGGCAAAATTCAGAGACTAGAAGGCGCATTCGTTTCTCAGGCGCGGCGTTGGGCTCGAGTCCATAGGC aaatgCGTCTGGCAGCTGAGACCAAAGGCGACAAGAAACAGCTGAAGTGGTTTTGTGAGGCATGTAAAGGAACTCCACAG CCAATGAATCCACCAATGTTTCTGCAAACATTTCAAACAACCTCTGAGTCTGCTCCACCTCAGTCTGCAATGAATGAGATGCCAGTGCTCAATCACCCTGCTTTCATCTCCCAAGACTATTTGACTCCTTCAGCAAACAGTGAGGGTATTAAAGAAGATGGATTGTGTGTGATTTGTGTGGATGCATCATCTGAAGCAGCGTGTGTGCCGTGTGGACATGTTGCTGGATGCGTTTCTTGCTTGAAAGagattaaaaacaagaaaatgggATGTCCCGTTTGCCGTGCCAAAATTGATCAG ggaaatagaaagaaaattctTATTTAG
- the LOC104723771 gene encoding vesicle-associated protein 2-1-like, producing MTSVGNNKLKFLVELEYETESYCDQVSKKTEHYVAFKFKTTAPRKYGVRPNRGVIQPWDSSIISVTQQPQLEYPPDMQCKDKFLLESTIVPPHTDVDELPQDTFTKGSGKILTESKLKVSYISPSTAQRPSDSGATNGDGQGSGTIFPMFLQTTSASPQSAMSEMPPVLIHPAMTPVDISLPSTNSEGTKEDRLCVICVDASSEAVCVPCGHVAECVSSCLKEIKSKKMGCPVCCANIYKIQNFVTGEKYHPFLLVSWSLQLLVVVCIL from the exons atgacGAGTGTTGGCAATAATAAACTCAAATTTCTCG TGGAACTCGAGTATGAAACTGAAAGCTACTGTGATCAAGTTTCCAAAAAAACTGAGCACTATGTTGCTTTCAAG TTCAAAACAACAGCTCCAAGGAAGTACGGTGTAAGACCCAACCGTGGTGTCATACAGCCATGGGACTCTTCCATCATTAGTG ttactcAACAACCGCAACTAGAGTATCCTCCAGATATGCAGTGTAAAGACAAATTTCTCCTGGAAAGTACCATTGTACCTCCACATACTGATGTGGATGAACTACCACAAGACACA TTCACCAAGGGCAGTGGAAAGATTTTAACAGAGTCTAAGCTCAAAGTCTCTTATATCAGCCCATCTACAGCCCAAAGACCCTCTGACTCTGGAGCAACAAATGGTGATGGACAGGGCTCGGGAACCATCTTT CCAATGTTTCTGCAAACAACCTCTGCTTCACCTCAGTCTGCAATGAGTGAGATGCCGCCAGTGCTCATTCATCCTGCTATGACTCCTGTCGACATCTCACTCCCTTCTACAAACAGTGAGGGTACTAAAGAAGATAGATTGTGTGTGATTTGTGTGGATGCATCATCTGAAGCAGTGTGTGTGCCGTGTGGACATGTTGCTGAATGCGTTTCTTCTTGCTTGAAAGAGATTAAAAGCAAGAAAATGGGTTGTCCTGTTTGCTGTGCCAACATTTATAAG attcaaaattttgtaactgGTGAGAAATATCATCCATTCCTTTTAGTGAGCTGGAGTCTTCAATTACTAGTAGTAGTCTGCATCCTTTGA